TTTAATGTAATTCCGTCTGACAACACTGCTCCTTCTTTAAGTTGTCCATCAGATCAGACAGAAGACCTCGACACCAATTGTGAATTTACACTACCTAACTACACCACATTAGCGACCGTTTTTGATACTTGTGACCCCAACCCAACCGTAACACAGAGTCCTGCGCCAGGAACTGTAATTACGACGGCAACTGTTGTAACAATTTTTGCTGAAGATGTAGATGGAAATATAGACAGTTGTACATTTAATGTGACGCCTGTAGATACTACACCTCCTACAATTACTTGCCCAGCTACTCAGAACGAATCTGCAGATGCTAGTTGTATGTTCACACTACCCGATTATACCACATTAGCAGTAGTAATAGATAATTGTAGCATGACTTCTATTACGCAATCACCTGCGCCAGGTACTATTATTGGCTCGGGAACTACAATAGTTACTTTAGAAGCAAATGACGGCACCAACGTGAGCAGTTGTACGTTTAACGTATTTGTAGCAGACACTACACCTCCAACGGCTGTTTGTCAAGATATCACAGCACAATTAGATGCAACTGGAATGGTTGTATTAACGGCCGCAGAAATAGACAATGGAAGCTCAGATGCATGTTCTTCTGTAACGTTAAGTGTTTCTCCTAACACCTTTAACTGTAGTCATGTAGGCAATCCACAAAGCGTTACCTTAACAGTTTCGGATGCCAACGGAAATATGAGTAGTTGTAACGCAGTTGTTACCATTGAAGATACAATTGCACCCGTTGCATTATGCCAAGATATCACTCTTACATTAGGGTCTGAAAACAGTGTTACTATTTTACCTAGTCAATTAGATGGAGGTAGCTCAGATAATTGCAGTGTAGGATCAATTTCGGCCTCCCAAACCACATTTACCTGCGATGATATAGGAACTAATTCTGTAGTGGTAACAGTAACAGATGTGAATGGAAACTCAAGTAGTTGCACTGCACTTGTTACGATAGTTGAAAACACCCCTCCTATTGCTGTATGTCAACCATTCACTGCACAACTAGATGTGGCTGGAACGATAACAATTTTGGCTACAGATGTAGATGGCGGTAGTACAGATAATTGTGCGATAGACACCATAGTTTTAAGTCAAGACACCTTTGATTGTAATGATATTGGAGAAAATACAATTCTTGTAACTGTAACAGACACTTCTGGCAATAGTGCTTCTTGTACAACCATTGTTACGGTAATGGACACAGTTGCACCAGAGGCCATTTGTCAAGATATCACAGTTCAATTAGATGGTAATGCTACAGCCACTATTGTACCAAGTGATATTGATGGAGGAAGTACAGACGCATGCGGAATTGCGTTGTTAGAGATTGACGTCGATACATTTACCTGTAATGACATAGGTTCAAATATCGTAACACTTACGGTTACCGACACTAACGGTAATGTAAGTTCATGTACAGCAACAGTTACTGTAGAAGAAGAGCAAACACCACCCGTGGCTGTATGTCAGAATATTACAGCGACTTTAGATAGTAACGGAACAGTAACTATACCCGCTTCTTCTGTTGATGCAGGTTCAACGGGCCTTTCTTGCACTGGTGGACTCTCCTTAGATATCGACACCTTTGATTGTAGCGATGTTGGAACACCTATACAAGTTACACTTACCGTGACAAACGGTAATGGAACAATAGATAGTTGCACCTCCTTTGTAAATGTTGTAGACCCGTTAGACCCAATCATTACATGTCCTGAAAATCAAGAGGTAACTTCAAGTGGTCCCTATATACTTCCCGATTATGTGGCATTGGGTGATGTATTTGTTACAGACAATTGCGGGAGTGAGAGTACGATAGAGCAAGACCCCGCGCCAGGTACACTGATGGAACAAGGTGAATATCTAATCAATTTTAGAGCTCTAGACCCTTCTGCAAATGAAGCACTATGTTCTTTCAGATTAACAGTTACCGATGTATTGGGTATTTCAGAAAACAACACTATTAATAAGGTAGCTATATTTCCTAATCCCGCTCAAGAATATTTTATAATTTCAAATCCGCTAGCGATACCATTGACTCATGTGAAATTGTATGACATGACTGGTAGATTGGTATTCAACCAGCCGCTCACAAATACAACAGAAAAGATTGTAAATATTTCGCATCTAGCTAGTGCTAGTTACATAATCATTCTTTCTTCGGAAACACAACAACGTGTCACACAATTCGTAAAAAAATAACTTGTTTACACCTTCAAAACTATAAATAAATAATCAATAAAAACCCTACAATTCATTGATTGTAAAGACATTAATCAGACACAGGTAAATACTTGTTTTTTG
This Rasiella rasia DNA region includes the following protein-coding sequences:
- a CDS encoding HYR domain-containing protein — its product is MIQKLRLCLFTLVFMPLFSQAQYVQLGDDIDGESFGDFSGWSCSLSEDGNRICVGEQYNNEGTATSGSGSNFGQIRCYEWNGANWIALGDETHGEVTADNFGSSISLNAAGNIYISGARNGTVGATRNGYARVHQLIAGSWQQIGSILEGQNEGDNFAKTVSINAAGTIIAIGAPNNDTAASNAGQTIIYQRVAGVWTILGAPINGIDTDDLSGTSVSLSDDGFTVAIGANDDDSSGAQVGAVRIYDFNGTTWSLKGNVIYSASDVNNFGHNVSLNSDGSVVAIGDPSSDEAGNNYGLVQVYEFNGTTWTQRGQDMVGSNTFDNFGNALSLDSDGNTLLIGAHQSTSDVGYAQFFEYNGISWVQVGATIDAENTGQTQSQYFAHSTSISGDGLTGAMGDYYNQNEGDTFPIPKGSTQVYRRDVPTGADPVASCQNITVSLDATGTVTILPQDVDDGSFDADGPITLSISQDTFTCANLGSNSITLTVTDNESNTAMCTAMVTVEDVTAPSITCPADENVDFDSSCQFTIPDYTGLATTSDACDTAPTVTQNPLPGTVISAATTITLTVADVSGNSDFCTFNVIPSDNTAPSLSCPSDQTEDLDTNCEFTLPNYTTLATVFDTCDPNPTVTQSPAPGTVITTATVVTIFAEDVDGNIDSCTFNVTPVDTTPPTITCPATQNESADASCMFTLPDYTTLAVVIDNCSMTSITQSPAPGTIIGSGTTIVTLEANDGTNVSSCTFNVFVADTTPPTAVCQDITAQLDATGMVVLTAAEIDNGSSDACSSVTLSVSPNTFNCSHVGNPQSVTLTVSDANGNMSSCNAVVTIEDTIAPVALCQDITLTLGSENSVTILPSQLDGGSSDNCSVGSISASQTTFTCDDIGTNSVVVTVTDVNGNSSSCTALVTIVENTPPIAVCQPFTAQLDVAGTITILATDVDGGSTDNCAIDTIVLSQDTFDCNDIGENTILVTVTDTSGNSASCTTIVTVMDTVAPEAICQDITVQLDGNATATIVPSDIDGGSTDACGIALLEIDVDTFTCNDIGSNIVTLTVTDTNGNVSSCTATVTVEEEQTPPVAVCQNITATLDSNGTVTIPASSVDAGSTGLSCTGGLSLDIDTFDCSDVGTPIQVTLTVTNGNGTIDSCTSFVNVVDPLDPIITCPENQEVTSSGPYILPDYVALGDVFVTDNCGSESTIEQDPAPGTLMEQGEYLINFRALDPSANEALCSFRLTVTDVLGISENNTINKVAIFPNPAQEYFIISNPLAIPLTHVKLYDMTGRLVFNQPLTNTTEKIVNISHLASASYIIILSSETQQRVTQFVKK